From a single Planococcus shenhongbingii genomic region:
- a CDS encoding metal-dependent hydrolase: MDTITHTLFGLTLYGTVDKKNMDKNHKRAYLLTAVGASLVPDIDVISSLWDTTGQYQMWHRGITHSIFLTPLWAAIIFLICAAVFKVRDKKLFFLGWLAVFIHDTSDLFNAWGTGYLEPFSNARITFGTIPIIDLVFWTIMGIAFVLSRKNKQKAPADFKTAWILMLLHFMIQSIQGFLVYNQYDEKYDQVALSAEFVPWTYSVIVKQDDTVTIFQDNLFQKEKERYVLVSDKGADLDYLFSRSPEAKTLYEWSPFVVVVDDGKRLGLYDPRFYREGQSFLYEYIER, from the coding sequence GTGGATACCATTACGCACACTTTATTCGGACTCACATTGTACGGAACAGTGGATAAGAAAAATATGGATAAAAATCATAAACGCGCTTATTTGCTGACAGCTGTAGGGGCGAGCTTAGTTCCTGATATCGATGTGATCTCTAGTTTGTGGGATACTACCGGCCAATACCAGATGTGGCATCGGGGCATCACGCATTCCATTTTCCTGACGCCGCTATGGGCGGCCATAATTTTTTTGATTTGCGCTGCAGTTTTTAAAGTAAGGGATAAAAAGCTGTTTTTCCTTGGATGGCTTGCTGTGTTCATCCATGATACGAGTGATTTGTTTAATGCATGGGGGACAGGTTATCTGGAGCCTTTTTCAAATGCTCGGATCACCTTCGGAACCATTCCCATCATTGATTTGGTGTTCTGGACCATAATGGGGATTGCTTTTGTTTTATCGAGAAAAAACAAGCAAAAGGCGCCTGCCGACTTCAAAACGGCTTGGATATTGATGCTTCTTCATTTCATGATTCAAAGCATTCAAGGATTTCTCGTTTACAACCAATATGATGAAAAATACGATCAGGTCGCTCTTTCTGCTGAATTTGTTCCTTGGACCTATTCGGTCATCGTGAAACAAGATGATACCGTGACTATTTTTCAGGACAACTTGTTCCAGAAAGAAAAAGAACGATATGTTTTAGTTTCTGATAAAGGTGCCGATCTTGACTACTTATTCTCCCGAAGTCCTGAAGCGAAAACACTCTATGAATGGTCGCCTTTTGTGGTTGTAGTGGATGATGGGAAGAGACTGGGGTTATATGATCCGCGTTTTTACCGTGAGGGACAGTCGTTTCTATATGAATATATTGAGAGGTGA